The sequence ATAAAAACTTTACGATACGCATTCACTTAGATGATACCGATCAGTATAACGGCGCGTTAAAAGTTGTTCCTGGCTCTCATCTGAAAGGAATTTATCGCCCCGAAACCATCGACTGGACAATGGAGCAGGAGCACATTTGCAAGGTAAAAGCAGGCGGTGTGATGGTTATGTCGCCATTGTTGCTACACGCGTCAAACCGTACCACCAATCAGCAAAAGCGGCGTGTTATCCATATCGAATTTAGCAATGTGGACCTTGCCGGCGGCTTAAACTGGTCGGAGCGTATAGATCTAAACTAAAGCAAATTATTTAGCTTGCAAAAAAGCCAGTATCCGTTTATTCACTATACCAGGCTGCTCAACCGATGGCAAATGGCCTGCATCGTCAACAGGGAAAAACTGAGCATTCAATACCGTGCGTATCGAATCGCTATAGCTAAACGGATCGGTGGTATCCTCACGCCCCCAAATTAATAATACAGGCTTGTGTTGGTTATTCAAACGTAAATTGCTTGCCCGGCCATCGCACTGGTAATTGTACATGGTTGATATCAATGCATTAATAAAGCCTTTATACTGCATTTGTACTTTGTATTTAGCTATCCAGTCGGGATGTCGTTCGGGATATTTAAAATCGGCCATTTGCACCTCTGCGCGTTCGCGCGGGTGTATGGTTTCGTAATAGCGGGTTACAGCCTGTGGTTTATCGGGTTCCATTTCATGGTAGCCGGGGTCAAGGAGTATTACTTTATCTACCAATGCCGGGTATTGCGAGGTGAAATCGGTAGCCAGGCGGCCGCCAAAAGATATGCCCGCCAAATGAAACGGCGTTTTTAAATGCAAGGCGCTTATTAATTGGTTGATCTGGTTAAAGTAAAAGGCCTTGTTATAAACACTGTTGGGCCTGTCTGAGTAACCGCGACCATAATAATCGTATCGTAAAACCCGGTAACCATGGCGGGCCAGGTACTCAAAAGTGCCGTCCCAGATATAGTATGGCACACTAAAGCCCGATAATAAAACCACTACTTTACCAGTATCGGGGCCTGCAAGCTGATAATGGGTAAAGCCATCCTTCAGCTTAATAAAGCTACCCGGCACATGTTGCCGTTCGGCGGCAGATAAAGTTTTTTTCTCGGTATTCCGGTATAAATAAAGGCCGCCGAGTATAACAGTGGTAATAGTTACCAAAAAAAGTATGGCAACAAAAATCAGTCGGAAATAGCGCATCCGTATAGTTTATAATTTGGTGATATAAATATATATAATTTATATCTCAATGTTTTCAAACCATTTTATACGAAATTTGAAGCTTTCTGTTAACATATGCGTATCACCCTTATCGGATCGGGCAACGTGGCCACACATTTAGGCGCGGCATTTAAAAATGCGGGCCACCAAATAGTACAGGTTTATAGTCCAAATTTGCAAAATGCCGCATTATTGGCCTATCATATCAAAGCCGAAGCTATTGACGATCTGCAACAAATTAACCCCAATACCGAAGCTTTCATTATTTCGGTAAAGGATGATGTTATTGAGGGTATCGCGCAACAATTGGCAGCACATGATAAGCTGATCCTGCATACATCAGGCAGTACAGATATCAGTGTGCTGTTGAAGTACAATGTAAAAGCAGGCGTATTTTATCCGCTGCAAACCTTCAGCCGTACTAAGGAACTTAACTTTTGGAATGTGCCGCTTTGCCTTGAGGGTGCTAACGAAAATATTTTTAAGATCATTACCGAACTGGCCCAAACCGTAAGCAACAACGTTTACCCGGTTAATTCAGCCCAGCGCAGGGTGCTGCATTTGGCG comes from Mucilaginibacter mali and encodes:
- a CDS encoding alpha/beta fold hydrolase, with product MRYFRLIFVAILFLVTITTVILGGLYLYRNTEKKTLSAAERQHVPGSFIKLKDGFTHYQLAGPDTGKVVVLLSGFSVPYYIWDGTFEYLARHGYRVLRYDYYGRGYSDRPNSVYNKAFYFNQINQLISALHLKTPFHLAGISFGGRLATDFTSQYPALVDKVILLDPGYHEMEPDKPQAVTRYYETIHPRERAEVQMADFKYPERHPDWIAKYKVQMQYKGFINALISTMYNYQCDGRASNLRLNNQHKPVLLIWGREDTTDPFSYSDSIRTVLNAQFFPVDDAGHLPSVEQPGIVNKRILAFLQAK
- a CDS encoding Rossmann-like and DUF2520 domain-containing protein; its protein translation is MRITLIGSGNVATHLGAAFKNAGHQIVQVYSPNLQNAALLAYHIKAEAIDDLQQINPNTEAFIISVKDDVIEGIAQQLAAHDKLILHTSGSTDISVLLKYNVKAGVFYPLQTFSRTKELNFWNVPLCLEGANENIFKIITELAQTVSNNVYPVNSAQRRVLHLAAVFACNFPNYLYSIAQGLLADNHLEFDMLKPLILETADKVQQQLPAAVQTGPAVRNDETTMNRHLEMLQNQPMLQQIYQLLSQGIIKMDKGTNGKA